The proteins below come from a single Alnus glutinosa chromosome 9, dhAlnGlut1.1, whole genome shotgun sequence genomic window:
- the LOC133876854 gene encoding TMV resistance protein N-like, translating into MDQIISVIGRILKRKQDPESDDQNEARKVLVVEGENKDAQSNSTTRSTLSSMATPTLRSSSESRWDYDVFLSFRGEDTRKSFTDHLYSALVRVGIRTFLVGEELPRGENMHTELLNAIRGSKIFIVVFFKGYASSRWCLDELVEIVDYKNTIGHTLLLIFYHVNPSDVRNQTGTFVEAFARHEKRFQTDMKRVQR; encoded by the exons ATGGACCAAATCATCAGTGTGATAGGGCGAATCTTGAAGCGGAAGCAGGATCCAGAATCCGATGACCAAAACGAGGCTCGCAAGGTTCTCGTCGTCGAAGGCGAAAACAAAGACG CCCAATCAAACTCAACCACAAGAAGCACATTGTCTTCGATGGCCACTCCAACCCTTCGATCATCTTCTGAATCTCGTTGGGATTACGATGTCTTCTTGAGTTTTAGAGGCGAAGACACCCGCAAGAGCTTCACCGATCATCTCTACTCAGCCTTGGTGCGAGTCGGAATTCGAACCTTCCTAGTTGGAGAGGAACTTCCAAGAGGGGAGAACATGCATACCGAACTTCTCAACGCCATTCGAGGGTCAAAGATTTTCATTGTggttttcttcaaaggctatgCTTCTTCTAGGTGGTGTCTCGATGAGCTTGTGGAGATCGTGGACTATAAGAATACCATAGGCCACACTCTTCTTCTGATATTTTATCATGTGAACCCCTCGGATGTTCGAAATCAGACAGGAACTTTTGTGGAAGCCTTTGCTAGGCATGAAAAGCGGTTTCAGACTGATATGAAGAGGGTGCAGAGGTGA
- the LOC133878135 gene encoding cyclin-dependent protein kinase inhibitor SMR10-like, which yields MIISSQVSAGITFLYQPYLVFLPGIALDFFFFNYHHLLSVFSPPLFQFLLVLSLHMYSEFKSLSFMGVSDSQMFLSEKDLHAMELNFLVRPTLEFQDDQDPGLHKKPEALKEEEEEEEEEENKCKISVVPSLELIKIPSVAEFRDDVEDDDDGFKTPTSLDHKIPVIRPCPPPPRKPKTITLTKRKAARQRILLDLSNNIEALFPPALLVDLSGKTRKSKKIRQEDETIS from the coding sequence ATGATTATATCCTCCCAAGTCTCTGCAGGCATTACATTTCTATATCAACCCTATTTGGTTTTCTTACCTGGGATTGCTttagatttcttcttctttaattatCATCATCTCTTATCCGTTTTTTCTCCTCCTTTATTCCAATTCTTGTTAGTACTTTCTCTTCACATGTACTCTGAGTTCAAGTCACTTTCATTCATGGGTGTGTCCGACTCTCAGATGTTTCTCTCTGAGAAGGATCTCCATGCCATGGAATTGAATTTCCTAGTACGACCCACGTTGGAATTTCAAGATGATCAAGATCCTGGGCTTCACAAAAAGCCAGAAGCactcaaagaagaagaagaagaagaagaagaagaagaaaacaaatgcAAGATTTCAGTCGTTCCTTCTTTGGAGCTCATCAAAATTCCTTCTGTAGCAGAATTCAGAGACGACGTGGAAGATGATGACGATGGGTTCAAGACTCCAACTTCTTTGGATCACAAAATCCCAGTGATCCGGCCGTGCCCACCTCCGCCAAGAAAACCCAAAACTATTACATTGACAAAACGAAAAGCCGCTCGACAAAGAATTCTGCTTGATCTGTCAAACAACATTGAAGCATTATTTCCTCCAGCTCTTCTAGTAGATCTTAGTGGTAAGACTCGTAAGAGTAAGAAAATTAGACAAGAAGATGAGACCATATCATGA